AGGGTGAGCTCCCATTAATACTTTGTTCGCTTTTGCCAACTGCACTACATGACTCATTGTCCTCCTATCACCCGCATGACCTCCACAAGCTATATTACAGGAAGAAAGCAAAGGCAGTAGTAGTTTTTCGTTGCCAATACCCTCCCCAACATCACAGTTCAAATCAATATAGTTACCCTTCATCTTAAAATTTAAATTTCTAAAATACTCATTAACTTTTAGACTTTTTGTGAGAAAACACCTTGTCTTAACCAAGAATAGACCCAATAAACCATCTCTCGTAAGCCCTCGTTTCACCACAGTTTTAACATTTTTTAATGCCGTTTATCTAAAAAATTGCAGTTCATCTAAAACTAGGGTGCTGTATGTCGAATCTTTATAATATCCAGAAAATTTACGGGTTATTATTATCCCAAATCGAACTTCCCCCCTCATTTTAACAGGGGCCAAATTGACCTACTGAAATGAATTGTTTAGAATGTAATAAAGAACTTGGTTATACGGACCACAAACATTCAATGGACACCTTAGGTGTTGAATTATGTAGTGAACATAGACCAAGAATGCTAAAGTTAATAGAGATTAACAAAACCCCTCGTGAAGCTATACAACTATATTATGGTTTAAAGGAAGCAGGCATTCCTTCTATGTTGGAATGGTGGGATGGCTCAAAATCTATAGACATAGCTATCTCTAGAGTAAAACTTAATATTGAAGTAGATACTGAGTACCACATGATGACTCATGAACAAGCTATAAATGACCTTGAAGAAGCCATGCATTCTTTCAAGAATGGCTTTACCACTATAAGAATACCTCACGTTCTTATAAAATATTATCTTAAAGAAACCGTTACAAATATTCTAGGGATAATGGAAGGCTTGCGTGTACATATCAAAGCGATATAAACTTAAAACCTTATTGCCATGTCAAATATTACAAAGATTTTAAAGACTCCGTTGAGAATTTCAATCGCAATTTTGTTGTTGGGCATGTTATCACGTATTTTTCATTGGGCGTATGCCACAGAAACTATTTTTATAGCATTTACGGCTATTCTTGTGCTATATACTATCCGTTTCTGGAAAAAGGACACCAAACTCTTTATTGACATTGTTAAAATGGTAATGGTAACAAGTTGGGCTCTTAATGGGCTTTTTAGGGTAGTAGACTTACCTTTTACCCTGTTATTTCAAATTCTTATCGCCATTTCTTTTATTACTTGGTTCATCATGGAAGGCACAGCCTACTTTTTGGACGAGGACCGTAGACAAAAAAATAACATGGCCCGTGTACTATGGAATTTAGCTATGGTAATAGGTGCTTTGGCTATTATTGCCGGAAGCCTTTTAAACATGCTGAATGCATCCTATGCTATTCCTCTTCTTGCTATAGGTATAACCATCATAGTTGCCTATATCTTAAAAGATGTCTTTGCTGCCAGCAAGAAAGGAAAAGAAGACCACGGAAACGGGGAGTTCCAGTTATAAGTATTACCCCTCATACACACTTAAAATAAAAGGCTACCCCTGCAAAAAGCTATTCTAGGTACTTAATACGTACAACCATATAAATTCCTACAATTCAACTTCAGCGCTCTTAGCTGCCTATACAAGTAACAACGCTAACGTACTTAATCCAACCCTACACCTCCTACACTAATTTTAACGCTAGACGAACTGTTTTAAAAGGCTGTTCAGGCGATTTTTGACCTTTTCCTTTCGTAGAACTATAACTACTGCTTACCGACGTTCTGGTTTTCAATCGAATTTAATGCCCTTTGCACGATATATACCGGTATCAACATCATAGAATTACGTTTTATATATAAACCATTTACTATGAAAGAAAAAACTACACTTAACGATTATCTTGTTTATGCCTTTTGCGCCTTTTGTTTTTTATGGTCGCTGTATGTTATATTTTTCACAATAGTACCCTGACCCCAATAAATGCAGACATCAGAATACCTTTATCAAAGCTGAACGTTTATCTGACAAAGGAACGCATCAATAAATACCCCAAAATTCAGGGAACTTTTACCCAAAAATTGTGGGGTTTTTCTTTGCTTTATTATGCGTGTATACTTTTACATTTGTGAAGGAACAACAGATAATCATTTTATGAAAACAAGAGACAAACTCACCTACGCCTATGTTGCATTCAATGTAATTTTTATAATCGCGATGGCGATTTTTCTTTACAACAATTCTCCATTTTAGGATTGTCAAAATTTCAAACTTAGATTACCTGGCCCCTTTCTTTAGTATAAGTTAGGGGCTTTTTTATGGCTTAACTCCCAGAAATCACTACCCCAACCAACCCTCTCTATCCAAGCTGCGGTATTGTATAGCTTCAGCAATATGAGTTCCATTTACCGCCTCCACACCTGCTAAATCCGCAATAGTGCGTCCTACTTTTAAAATACGGTCATAGGCACGTGCAGACAAATTCAGTCGCTCCATAGCATTCTTCAATAATTCTTTTGAAGCTTCATCCAACTTACAGAATTCCCGTATCTGTTTTGTATTCATTTGTGCATTATAATGAACACTTGGAAGCTCTTCAAAGCGTTTGGTCTGAAGTTCTCTTGCCGCTGTAACCCGTTTTCTAATATCCACACTACTCTCTCCTTTTCTATCTTCTGACAATTTCTCAAAAGGAACCGGAGTCACTTCAATATGAATATCAATACGATCCAACAAGGGCCCGGAAATCTTACTTAAATACCGTTGCATTTCAGCCGGAGAGGAAGTCACTGGAGCATCTGGATCATTAAAATAGCCACCCGGACTAGGGTTCATACTCGCCACCAACATAAAACTACTGGGGTATGTAACCGTAAAACGCGCACGTGCTATGGTCACCTCTCGGTCTTCCATAGGCTGGCGCATTACTTCTAATACTCTTCTTTCAAATTCTGGTAGTTCATCTAAAAATAGGACACCATTATGTGATAATGAAATTTCACCTGGTTGTGGATAGCTTCCTCCACCGACGAGTGCAGCAGAACTTATAGTGTGATGAGGATTTCTAAACGGACGCTGACTCATAAGTCCCATGTTCTTTATCTTTCCAACCACACTATGAATTTTTGTGGTCTCCAAAGCCTCATGCAGAGTCATAGGCGGTAAAATTGATGGCAACCGTTTGGCGAGCATTGTTTTTCCCGCTCCGGGAGGTCCCACCAAAATAATATTATGACCGCCTGCCGCAGCGATTTCCATAGAACGCTTTATACTCTCTTGTCCTTTTACATCTGCAAAATCGAATTCAGGAAAATCCAATGTCTTATAAAACTCTTCTCGCGTGTTGATAATAGTTTGTTCTAACGGAGTTCCTTTATCAAAAAACTCGATAACCTCACTTATATTCTCAACTCCGTAGACTTTTAAGTCAGACACAATAGCAGCTTCCTTTGCATTTTCCTTCGGAAGAATAAAACCTTCAAAACCCTCTTCTTTTGCTTTAATTGCAATTGGTAATCCTCCTTTTATAGGATGAAGACTTCCATCTAACGAAAGCTCACCCATTATAATATATTTTTCTACGTTCTCTGATTTAATCTGACCTGATGCCGTTAGAATACCAATGGCCAGAGTCAGGTCATATGCGGAACCTTCTTTTCGTAAGTCCGCCGGAGCAAGATTCAAGGTGATTTTCTTGCCCGGAATCTTATACCCATTATTTAAAAGTGCTGCTGCAATACGATAGTTACTTTCTTTTATGGCATTATCAGGTAGACCTACCAAGTGGTATCCAACTCCTTTATCAACATTTACTTCGCATGTTATAGTAGTTGCATCTACTCCAAAAACGGCACTTCCAAAAACTTTGGTGAGCATATTTATTTGCTATTTAGTATACTATGGTTAGTTTTTTATTTAAATATATTTCAATCTGCATCCCTAATTATCAGGCTTTAAAGTAAGTTGTGATTTTGAAGTTGATACTATCTCTTCTTTATTAAGCATCATCTTACGGAACTCTCCATTCACGTACATTCCTGCCTGGTCTTTATAATGCTCACTAAATGGATTGCCTGACTGGCCCGTTGGTAAAATACTTATACCATTTTCCACATCAGAAAAATCAATTACCCTGCGAGTGGAAGGTCCCGAGCTAACTTTATAAACCCCATCTTCCGTATACGGAAAATATAAATTATTTATAACCTCACGCGTTCCGTTTACCCCAAATGGCCCCACGTTAAAAAATGACCTAAGCGCCTCAATTTGACCAATAGGATGACCATGCTCTATGGTATGAACTCTACCCCAAACCCATGAAGCACTATCTTCTCCTAAAGTTGTTTCTAAATTTTGTAATGCTTCCCGAAATGAAACATTGACTATATCAGTTTGACTTTCTGCAATATTCAACGTGCTAATATCATCCCACCAAATGGAATTTTCATTAGCAAAAATAGGAGCCATGGTACGCTTTATTAGGTGCGTATTCATTATTTCTTCAAAAAGAATATCTCCCAATTCATCTTTAAAAATGTGTTTTAAAATACAATACATCCATTTATGATAAACAGTAGCCTCTATACTTGTCTTCGGGTAATCTCCTCTCCATTGTTTTAAAGCATCTAAAATTTTCAGTTGCCCCGTACTCAGGCCATCTATTTTTAGTTTACTAAGGAGCATGGTTACAATTTCAACATTGACCGGAGAGGTATTGTCATTAATCATATGACCAACAGCTTCCTTATCCCAATCACCTTTACTTTCTAAAAGTTGAAAGATTCGTCTAGCCCTATTCTCAGGAAGATAATAACCAGGATACAACATTCCTGCAATAGAATCTGGTTGATTATTTGCTGAATAAACATAATGCCAAGGTGGATTAATAGTATGGGGGTTTTCACTAAAATCTAAATATTCCTTTTCTACAGGAAGCCCCTTACCTTCTTCACTCACAAATTTTGTATGTATACTGTCCGGAATCGTATACAACTTAGCCGCAGCCCAATAGGCCACATTATCTTCTGCATCCCCATAAACAATACCTAAACCAGGTGCATGAAGCCCTTCTAAAGCTTTTTTAAATTCACCTAGGCCATTTGCGTAAGACATATTATGCAAACTATTCAATAATTGATTTTCCACCTTGGTAAATACCCACCACATAGAAACAGGTCGTTCTCCGGTAACCTGATCTGCAATACCATTTAAAACAGGGCCATGATGTGTTTTTTTATAGGAAAAATGGATATCGTCTGAATCTTTGACTTTTATAGTTTTAGATATTATCTCATAATCTTTCCATTCATCCCCCTTTTTATACTTTCTTGGGTCCGTTGGATGTGTTTTTTCGTAATAAAAATCAACATCGTCATTCTCAAACATGGTCATACCATAAGCTAACTTCCTATTGTGCCCTAAAACAGGATACGGCACACCTGCTAAATGATACCCGTACTTCTCATAACTAGGCGTACTTACATGAGCTTCATACCACACGGAAGGCTGAGAAAACCCTATGTGAGGGTCATTTGCAAAAATGACTTTTCCATTTTTGGTCTTTTCTGCTGCTATTGCCCAACCATTGCTCCCTTCAAAAAGAGGAATTGATAATTTTTCCAAAGAAGACATCACCTCGGAAATTGATTTTTGTATAGAATCCGCTCGATTACGGGGATAGTTCTTTATCCATAGTGTAGTTGTATCACTATCTATTTCTAAATCCTTTAAATACTCAAAACCCAATTTATCTTTTATCCTACTCAACAAAGGATCCGTTTTATGCGCCATAGCAAAACTGAAAGCCATATAGCCCAAAGTATTGTACACATCTTTTAAAACAAACGGTTTCTTTTCTGTACCAGTAAGGTAAAACTCTACAGGCGTAGGGCCTTCGTCAATGAACTGGTTAATTCCATCTAAATAAGCCAATGACAATTGAACCGACTCATCATTGCTGTTTACTTTAGCTATGGTTTCTGAGGAATAATCATCTACGCCCAATGCCAAGAAAAACTTATCCGTTCCCAGTAAATCTTTTCCAAAAACTTCCGCAAGTCTACCGCTGCCGATACGACGCAACAACTCCATTTGCCAAAGCCTATCCTGCGCATGAACATAACCAAGCGCCTTAAAAGCATCTGCATCATTTTCCGCATAAATATGTGGAATTCCGTAAGTGTCGTAATAAACCTGTACTTCCTCAGAAAGACCCCGAAGTTTTGTTTCACCGTCGTAGTCAGGTTTCAAATGATATGTAAAACTGCCAATAGCCACTGCCAGTACACCAATAAGAGCAAGCAACCCCCACCCCAATCGCTTAAATCTATTCATTTAAGTCAAAGTTTTGATGTAATATAAGAATTATTTATAAGGCGATTAAAATTGATAGATGAATGGTAATTAATTACATAAGTTCGATCACAAAAATATAAAAATTGTAGTTTTTTGAATTTAAAAAAGTAAGAAAAAACTGTTTTATTTTTAGGTTTAAGAGTGTTATTATCTTTATTTTTAGTTAAAATAATCTTAATAGAACCTATATGAAAAATGCTTACCACAAAATGGCTGGAATTATTTTCAGTGCAAGCCTTGTTCTCGTCTCATGTACTAAAGATGAATTTGAGGTTGGAAATGAAGAAGGCTTAACGCCTTTGACTTCAAAAATTAATATCCATTCTACAAACATGGATTTTAAGGTGCCATCCTTGATTAAAAAGCTGCCTGAAAAGTCAATGTTCCATGACGTTCCCTTTAATTTATCTTCTATTGTAGAACCAAGCAAATGCACCTTAACACCATTAGATGATGTTGTAGCCGCTTCAGTCTCTAGTAACCTTGACTCTATTGGGCTTGAATGGTATGATCTCTATGCTGAAATGAATTTTCTTTCCACCATCACGGATGACAGTCAGCAATATTTTGGCGCAGATGGAGAAGACACTCAAAAAGTAAAAAATATTACCAGAAGTCTTGAAAGGTTTTGGTTTATGCCTCACGAAGTAGAGGTACGCGGACAACACAAAAGCACCTTAGAAGATTATGATAAAATTGTTGATATTTTAAGCTTCTGGTACGAAATGCCCGCCTCAGAAGCTAATGCATTTGCCTATTATTTCACTGAATTTGTTAATACAGAAAGTACCTTTCTTACAGAAACACCTCTAATTGCTTCTGATGGATTTGCTATTGCCTTGGATGGTCAGTTTGGGCAGAATGACCTAATTGTTATTGGAGACGGAATAGTAGACTTATTAGAGCAGACAGGAATAAGAAGAGGTGTAATTTGGAACGGCATCATGGCTCACGAATGGGCACACCAAATTCAATTTAACAATCAAGACAAGTGGTATCCAAACGGCGCTGCAGATAATGCTCCGGAAGCCACAAGAACAACTGAATTAGAAGCCGATTTCTTTACAGGTTACTATGTAACCCATAAAAGAGGTGGTACCCAAAACTGGAGACGAACTCAGCAATTTCTTGAACTTTTCTTTAATATTGGTGATTGTAGCTTTACAAGTGATGGTCACCATGGTACACCGCTACAACGTATGGAAGCTGCAAGAAGAGGCTATTTATTAGCTAGAAATATGCAGAGAAAGGGTATGGTCTTAAATGCCAATCAAGTTCATAAAAGGTTTTTGAATAAACTAGATAAAATTCTTGGCGAGGAACCGTTAAGAGTTATTGAAACTACTGATGATGAAATTGAAGATGAATTTAAATTGGATGTTCAGCCTGATGCGTTGCAATAGGTTATAAAAGCAAAAAAAAAGGAGTTTCAAAATATTTTGGAACTCCTTTTTTTTGACCTCTACTTGCTTTTATAATTTTCTAATCCCTCTTTTAACCATTCCCTATACACATCACTATCGGTATACTGTACGGCATTGTTCAAGATTTCCAAGTCAGGAGACATTAATACATAATATGGCTGAGAAGCCGCATTAAAATTAATGGTCTGAAAAGTGCCCCATTTCTGACCTATCGTTTCAATATGTTTTACACGACCGGTATCATATTTAAAATCGAATTGTTCCGTTTCCGGTAGCTCTTTTCTATCATCTACATACAACGAAATAAGCACATAATCTTCTTTTAGAATAGAATAAACATCTGGTTCGCTCCAAACGTTTTCTTCCATCTTTCTGCAGTTAACGCAAGCCCAGCCCGTAAAATCCAATAGAATTGGTTTATTCACTTTTTTTGCATGCGCCACCCCTATATCAAAATCTTTATAACAATCTATTCCCAACGGACAATCACTTTCGGTTTCAAAAACACTGTAAAATGCCG
This genomic interval from Zobellia roscoffensis contains the following:
- a CDS encoding YifB family Mg chelatase-like AAA ATPase; protein product: MLTKVFGSAVFGVDATTITCEVNVDKGVGYHLVGLPDNAIKESNYRIAAALLNNGYKIPGKKITLNLAPADLRKEGSAYDLTLAIGILTASGQIKSENVEKYIIMGELSLDGSLHPIKGGLPIAIKAKEEGFEGFILPKENAKEAAIVSDLKVYGVENISEVIEFFDKGTPLEQTIINTREEFYKTLDFPEFDFADVKGQESIKRSMEIAAAGGHNIILVGPPGAGKTMLAKRLPSILPPMTLHEALETTKIHSVVGKIKNMGLMSQRPFRNPHHTISSAALVGGGSYPQPGEISLSHNGVLFLDELPEFERRVLEVMRQPMEDREVTIARARFTVTYPSSFMLVASMNPSPGGYFNDPDAPVTSSPAEMQRYLSKISGPLLDRIDIHIEVTPVPFEKLSEDRKGESSVDIRKRVTAARELQTKRFEELPSVHYNAQMNTKQIREFCKLDEASKELLKNAMERLNLSARAYDRILKVGRTIADLAGVEAVNGTHIAEAIQYRSLDREGWLG
- a CDS encoding penicillin acylase family protein; amino-acid sequence: MNRFKRLGWGLLALIGVLAVAIGSFTYHLKPDYDGETKLRGLSEEVQVYYDTYGIPHIYAENDADAFKALGYVHAQDRLWQMELLRRIGSGRLAEVFGKDLLGTDKFFLALGVDDYSSETIAKVNSNDESVQLSLAYLDGINQFIDEGPTPVEFYLTGTEKKPFVLKDVYNTLGYMAFSFAMAHKTDPLLSRIKDKLGFEYLKDLEIDSDTTTLWIKNYPRNRADSIQKSISEVMSSLEKLSIPLFEGSNGWAIAAEKTKNGKVIFANDPHIGFSQPSVWYEAHVSTPSYEKYGYHLAGVPYPVLGHNRKLAYGMTMFENDDVDFYYEKTHPTDPRKYKKGDEWKDYEIISKTIKVKDSDDIHFSYKKTHHGPVLNGIADQVTGERPVSMWWVFTKVENQLLNSLHNMSYANGLGEFKKALEGLHAPGLGIVYGDAEDNVAYWAAAKLYTIPDSIHTKFVSEEGKGLPVEKEYLDFSENPHTINPPWHYVYSANNQPDSIAGMLYPGYYLPENRARRIFQLLESKGDWDKEAVGHMINDNTSPVNVEIVTMLLSKLKIDGLSTGQLKILDALKQWRGDYPKTSIEATVYHKWMYCILKHIFKDELGDILFEEIMNTHLIKRTMAPIFANENSIWWDDISTLNIAESQTDIVNVSFREALQNLETTLGEDSASWVWGRVHTIEHGHPIGQIEALRSFFNVGPFGVNGTREVINNLYFPYTEDGVYKVSSGPSTRRVIDFSDVENGISILPTGQSGNPFSEHYKDQAGMYVNGEFRKMMLNKEEIVSTSKSQLTLKPDN